A genomic segment from Pseudalkalibacillus berkeleyi encodes:
- a CDS encoding zinc-dependent metalloprotease, which yields MKRKGFVALTLALSLTLAPSLTDAKVVESTDTHGDSVSIEALPKAKNKGKEKFDQPAQVEQATTAEVFDKNKNKVGEKKFNKNVDKKAKKNDKKKAQSEEGICILFWCDNDPGGGDDGGGTDPGTTRVVTVFIAADEEYRAAHSDWQTLTQDIVENADNGFQRDHNIDFQVKGLGEWSSQGANASEILQDLDRDWNGTGDDFLVGFTKDSNFNAGGIAYVYPSSPSNSAVSVNLDQGATNTWHAAQHEFSHNYGLGHDPQGSGIECIMNYDYSYSVDYWDQDHDDEIQAHKAWYGN from the coding sequence ATGAAACGTAAAGGTTTTGTAGCATTAACGTTAGCTCTATCATTAACACTCGCACCATCACTTACGGATGCGAAAGTCGTAGAAAGCACTGATACACATGGCGATTCAGTAAGTATCGAGGCACTACCAAAAGCAAAGAACAAAGGAAAAGAAAAATTCGATCAACCTGCTCAAGTTGAACAAGCTACTACTGCAGAAGTTTTCGATAAGAACAAGAACAAAGTTGGAGAAAAGAAGTTTAATAAGAACGTAGATAAAAAAGCAAAAAAGAATGACAAGAAAAAGGCGCAAAGTGAAGAAGGTATTTGCATCTTGTTCTGGTGTGACAATGATCCAGGCGGCGGCGATGATGGCGGCGGAACAGATCCTGGTACAACACGTGTCGTAACTGTATTTATCGCAGCTGACGAAGAATACCGTGCTGCACACAGCGACTGGCAAACACTTACCCAAGATATCGTTGAGAACGCTGACAACGGATTCCAACGTGACCACAACATCGACTTCCAAGTAAAAGGTCTAGGTGAATGGTCTTCCCAAGGTGCGAATGCATCTGAAATCCTTCAAGACTTAGATCGAGACTGGAACGGTACTGGAGATGACTTCTTAGTCGGATTTACAAAAGATTCTAATTTCAATGCAGGTGGAATTGCTTACGTATATCCATCTTCTCCGAGCAATAGCGCAGTTTCAGTTAACCTTGACCAAGGGGCAACAAACACTTGGCACGCTGCTCAACACGAATTCTCACATAACTATGGACTAGGACATGACCCACAAGGTAGTGGCATCGAATGCATCATGAACTATGACTACTCATACAGTGTCGACTACTGGGATCAAGACCATGATGATGAAATCCAAGCTCACAAAGCTTGGTACGGAAACTAA
- a CDS encoding flavin monoamine oxidase family protein: MRRYPYARNPYPPHKRYKRYTPLKYPQDMIPIIEDGLPNANNPKNVIIIGAGMAGLVSGYLLKKAGHKVTILEGNDRIGGRVYTLREPFSPENYLDMGAMRIPENHYLVNELIKKFDLPTNSFINTTDQDIIYANGVKTTRAEYNKNPDILKYPVEPHEKGKTASQLLMSAVQPFLTLYNNSSPEQRKILLQQFDRYSIENYLRFNPIGPSLSPEALRMVKVMLGIEGFAELSFINILFDVVNTVFNEDLKFNEITGGNDQLPKSFYKDLKPNIHFNEKVNKITTSKDSVSVQARNTKSGKLTTYTGDILIVTIPFSVFQFIEVTPFETFSFEKWKAIRELHYVAAVKIGIEFNKKFWEEEGLAGANVLTDFPNRFTYTPSPDTEKQTGVVLASYSWGDNAKLWNALTEDERIRQALQDLAKIHGDQVYDEFLNGASFSWSQNPFSAGCFTLFKPNQAATFPAYIRRPEGRIHFAGEHASDFQGWIEGAVQSGVRAAHEVNARP, encoded by the coding sequence ATGAGACGGTATCCATATGCACGGAATCCTTATCCTCCTCATAAACGATATAAGAGATATACACCGTTAAAGTATCCTCAAGATATGATCCCAATCATAGAGGATGGATTACCAAATGCTAATAATCCTAAGAATGTCATTATTATCGGAGCAGGGATGGCAGGGTTAGTATCGGGGTATTTGTTAAAGAAGGCAGGTCACAAGGTCACAATACTTGAGGGAAACGATCGGATTGGTGGTCGTGTGTATACGTTACGTGAACCCTTCTCACCTGAAAATTATTTAGACATGGGAGCAATGAGAATTCCTGAAAACCATTATCTTGTAAATGAGTTAATCAAAAAGTTCGATCTCCCTACTAATTCGTTCATTAATACGACGGATCAAGACATCATTTATGCAAACGGCGTGAAAACTACACGAGCAGAATATAATAAAAATCCAGACATCCTTAAGTATCCTGTCGAGCCCCATGAAAAAGGAAAAACGGCATCACAATTACTGATGAGTGCTGTTCAACCTTTCTTAACCCTCTATAACAACAGCAGTCCTGAACAGCGAAAGATTCTACTACAACAATTTGATCGATACTCAATTGAAAATTATTTGCGCTTCAACCCGATTGGTCCTTCCCTTTCACCTGAGGCACTCAGAATGGTAAAAGTAATGCTAGGCATTGAAGGTTTTGCCGAGCTGTCTTTTATTAACATCCTTTTTGATGTCGTCAATACAGTCTTTAATGAGGATTTAAAATTTAATGAAATAACAGGTGGAAACGATCAGTTGCCGAAATCGTTTTATAAAGACTTGAAACCGAACATCCATTTCAACGAGAAAGTAAATAAAATTACGACAAGCAAAGACAGCGTTTCTGTGCAGGCGCGGAACACAAAATCAGGAAAGTTAACAACGTATACAGGCGATATACTCATTGTCACAATACCTTTTTCGGTCTTTCAATTCATTGAAGTTACTCCATTTGAGACCTTTTCATTTGAGAAATGGAAGGCGATTCGAGAACTGCATTATGTTGCGGCAGTTAAAATCGGAATTGAGTTTAATAAAAAGTTCTGGGAAGAGGAAGGATTGGCTGGAGCAAACGTTCTTACCGACTTTCCGAATCGTTTTACGTATACCCCTAGTCCTGATACAGAAAAGCAAACCGGTGTCGTACTTGCAAGCTATAGCTGGGGTGATAATGCTAAGCTTTGGAACGCACTTACGGAAGACGAACGGATTCGCCAAGCCCTTCAGGATCTCGCGAAAATCCACGGAGATCAAGTGTATGATGAATTCTTGAATGGAGCTTCGTTTAGTTGGAGTCAAAATCCCTTTTCTGCCGGATGTTTTACCCTTTTCAAACCGAATCAAGCTGCGACGTTTCCAGCGTATATTCGTAGACCAGAGGGACGCATTCATTTTGCTGGAGAGCACGCCTCTGACTTCCAAGGCTGGATTGAAGGCGCTGTCCAATCAGGTGTAAGAGCCGCACACGAAGTGAATGCAAGACCTTAA
- a CDS encoding S8 family peptidase — MNFKKLATLSLAATMALFPMVGEAATSDQLEAPKKVSTVNVSDVKGHYVQGEVLVKFKDSAKSASVKSALKKVGANELADTDVVKSDYKVLKVGNVEAVSKALSKNPNVEYAEPNYTFQATWTPNDTYYSGYQYGFQTTDTDLAWDITKGSSGQEVAVLDTGVDYNHPDLDSKVLLGYDFVDNDYTPYDLHGHGTHVAGTVAAETNNAQGVAGMAPNTKILAVRVLNAQGSGSTADIADGIRYAADQGAEVINLSLGCDCASQTLKSAVDYAWNKGSVVVAAAGNDGVSTTFEPASYTNAIAVAAVDRYDQLASFSNWGASWVDVAAPGVDIASTYPNNGYVYMSGTSMAAPHVAGLAGLLAAQGRSASQIRAAIENTADNISGTGTYFKHGRINSYDAVNY, encoded by the coding sequence ATGAATTTCAAGAAACTGGCTACATTGTCACTTGCAGCAACGATGGCACTATTTCCAATGGTAGGGGAGGCTGCTACTAGCGATCAACTAGAAGCGCCGAAGAAAGTGTCCACAGTCAATGTCTCTGATGTCAAAGGTCATTATGTACAAGGAGAGGTGCTCGTCAAGTTTAAAGACAGTGCGAAGAGTGCTAGCGTAAAAAGCGCGCTAAAGAAGGTAGGCGCAAATGAACTTGCTGATACCGATGTTGTAAAATCTGATTACAAAGTACTGAAAGTCGGAAATGTAGAAGCGGTTTCCAAAGCTTTATCAAAGAATCCAAACGTTGAATACGCAGAGCCGAACTACACGTTCCAAGCGACATGGACACCAAACGATACGTACTATAGTGGATATCAGTACGGTTTCCAAACGACTGATACCGATTTAGCTTGGGACATCACGAAAGGTAGCAGTGGACAAGAAGTTGCGGTCTTAGATACTGGTGTAGACTATAACCACCCAGACTTAGATAGTAAAGTATTGTTAGGCTATGACTTCGTTGATAATGATTATACGCCTTATGACCTTCACGGACATGGGACGCACGTAGCTGGAACGGTTGCTGCTGAAACGAACAATGCACAAGGTGTTGCGGGTATGGCTCCAAATACGAAAATCCTTGCTGTACGTGTATTGAACGCACAAGGTAGTGGTTCAACAGCTGATATCGCTGATGGTATCCGTTACGCGGCAGACCAAGGTGCAGAAGTTATTAACCTATCACTTGGTTGTGACTGTGCTTCTCAAACGTTAAAAAGTGCGGTGGATTACGCTTGGAATAAAGGATCTGTCGTTGTTGCAGCAGCAGGTAACGATGGTGTAAGTACTACATTTGAACCAGCATCTTATACGAATGCAATAGCAGTTGCAGCTGTTGATCGCTACGATCAGCTAGCATCGTTCTCTAACTGGGGAGCATCTTGGGTGGACGTTGCAGCTCCTGGTGTAGATATTGCTTCTACATATCCGAATAACGGTTATGTTTATATGTCTGGTACTTCCATGGCTGCTCCTCATGTTGCAGGACTAGCTGGATTGTTAGCTGCACAAGGCCGAAGCGCTTCTCAAATCCGTGCAGCAATCGAGAATACTGCAGACAACATCAGTGGTACTGGTACGTACTTCAAGCACGGTCGAATTAACTCTTATGACGCAGTGAATTACTAA
- a CDS encoding efflux RND transporter permease subunit, translated as MRLLQLFMERKIIVGLLFVFVLITGTFATLKLDKELMPPVDFDGAFIDVMAGEMNAAEVERIITNPIEQKLSGIEGVEDVNSETNIGRVSMQLSFESGRGDEVYREVESAVNAMKPQLTGVKDILTYKMSTNQPFEFYMDLSDGSMEEMTAFAEDVLKPRLEALPEVREVDFMGLEKKEVLVELNRDKLLEYQLDPSQILGLIQSENSEATLGTLSNEENEPTLRWNTTFTNIDELKNLRIPTNKGVETLDTFANINLQPTENTTSVWKEGSDEFLFIQIGRVSDATQIEMAEAVRVEVSKIRDDQLVKGFELNEVVAQADYVEDAINGVTDNILIGAVVALAILLIFLRNIRATIIIGLSIPTSVLLTFLSMWLLDYSFNMLSLIALGLGIGMMVDSSIVILESIYRKKEQGYENMQAVLEGTREVATAVFASMLTTIVVFLPIGLMGGEVGKFMIILSVVIAVTLISSVLIAFTLIPTLSENFLRLKKEKVGKKENGLVRGYGKTVAWMGAKKRNRFGMLGLFFVVLVGSLFLVTKIPMTIMPDMYNRYSEIVVNLEPGVSIDDRQEIVKSINERLETVKDVESHFVIDNGNFFFALINMTKGDDITREQDKVNEDIMKSLRTLSDDLPVKDVGAMMGTGGSPVKLNVKGESFEELKTITDDLTKKLNEIEGIVAITTTNERKSIEQQIVLKEDAIEKDGLTSQQIKQSIEQLSMTIPVGEMTSDGDTLPIKLGMNEKLTTQKDLLELEIRTPGGMEKLSKYIKFENAEVPNQISHVDGERYVTLSADIENRDLGSINRDVQKVIDDYKAPAGYTVSTAGDLEQQQELIQEMLMILFIAIFLVYVVMAIQFNNLVHPLVVMSVIPMTVVGVIIGLFITQSELSTMSGMGVIMLIGIVLNNAILLIDRTKQLRNEGYDAAGALVEAGKNRMRPIFMTTLTTAGAMMPLAFASGASGNYQAPLAIVVISGLLFATMITLVLIPGVYLLYADIGRGFKKIFRRRKKGEKRSNNLKAS; from the coding sequence ATGAGGTTGTTACAACTGTTTATGGAACGGAAAATCATTGTAGGGTTGTTGTTCGTTTTCGTACTAATCACAGGTACGTTCGCAACACTCAAACTCGATAAGGAATTGATGCCGCCGGTTGACTTTGATGGTGCGTTCATTGATGTGATGGCAGGGGAGATGAATGCTGCTGAAGTCGAGCGGATCATCACAAATCCGATCGAGCAGAAGCTCTCTGGAATTGAAGGGGTAGAGGATGTGAACTCGGAAACGAACATTGGTCGAGTGAGCATGCAGCTTTCTTTCGAAAGTGGACGAGGCGATGAAGTGTATCGAGAGGTAGAGTCAGCAGTCAATGCGATGAAACCTCAACTAACTGGTGTTAAAGATATTCTTACATATAAGATGTCTACGAACCAGCCATTTGAATTTTATATGGATCTTTCCGACGGTTCAATGGAAGAGATGACAGCATTTGCAGAGGATGTGTTGAAGCCACGTCTTGAAGCATTACCGGAGGTTCGGGAAGTTGACTTTATGGGTCTCGAGAAAAAGGAAGTTCTCGTTGAGCTTAACCGAGATAAATTACTAGAATATCAGTTGGATCCTAGTCAAATCCTTGGTCTGATCCAAAGCGAGAACTCAGAAGCTACTCTTGGAACACTTTCTAATGAAGAGAACGAGCCGACGCTTCGTTGGAATACTACTTTTACAAATATAGATGAGTTAAAAAATCTGCGTATCCCTACCAATAAGGGCGTGGAGACGCTTGATACGTTTGCAAATATTAACTTGCAGCCAACTGAGAATACGACATCAGTATGGAAAGAAGGATCGGATGAATTTCTTTTTATTCAAATCGGTCGTGTGTCAGATGCAACACAAATTGAGATGGCTGAGGCTGTACGTGTAGAAGTATCAAAGATTCGTGATGATCAACTTGTGAAAGGCTTTGAACTGAACGAAGTGGTTGCTCAAGCGGATTACGTTGAAGATGCAATCAACGGTGTAACAGACAACATATTGATTGGTGCGGTCGTAGCACTCGCAATTCTGTTGATATTCCTTCGCAATATACGGGCAACAATCATCATCGGGTTGTCAATTCCAACATCGGTATTGCTGACGTTTTTATCAATGTGGTTGTTGGACTATAGCTTCAACATGTTAAGCCTGATTGCACTCGGGTTAGGAATTGGAATGATGGTCGATTCATCGATTGTCATACTTGAATCCATTTATCGTAAAAAAGAACAAGGATACGAAAACATGCAAGCTGTATTGGAAGGAACTAGAGAGGTCGCTACTGCTGTATTTGCTTCCATGCTGACAACCATTGTCGTGTTCTTGCCTATAGGACTTATGGGTGGAGAAGTCGGAAAGTTTATGATTATCCTTTCTGTCGTCATAGCGGTAACGCTAATTAGTTCCGTCTTGATTGCGTTCACGCTCATTCCAACGCTTTCTGAGAACTTCTTACGATTGAAGAAAGAGAAGGTCGGTAAGAAGGAGAACGGGTTAGTGCGAGGATACGGAAAAACGGTCGCATGGATGGGGGCGAAGAAACGAAATCGTTTCGGAATGCTAGGATTGTTCTTCGTCGTACTTGTCGGCTCTTTATTCCTTGTGACGAAAATTCCAATGACGATTATGCCAGATATGTATAATCGATACTCAGAGATTGTTGTGAACTTAGAACCTGGTGTTTCGATAGATGATCGTCAAGAGATCGTCAAAAGTATCAATGAACGATTAGAGACGGTAAAAGATGTAGAAAGTCATTTCGTTATTGATAATGGAAACTTCTTCTTCGCATTAATTAATATGACGAAAGGAGACGATATCACGCGAGAACAGGATAAAGTAAATGAAGACATCATGAAATCTCTTCGCACATTATCGGATGACCTTCCTGTAAAAGATGTTGGTGCAATGATGGGTACTGGCGGTTCGCCGGTTAAGCTCAATGTAAAAGGAGAATCATTCGAGGAATTAAAAACGATTACAGATGACCTTACTAAAAAATTGAATGAGATCGAAGGTATCGTTGCCATTACCACTACGAATGAGCGGAAGTCCATTGAGCAGCAAATCGTGTTAAAAGAAGACGCGATTGAAAAAGATGGCTTAACGTCTCAACAGATTAAACAATCGATTGAGCAATTATCGATGACGATCCCAGTCGGTGAGATGACATCTGACGGTGATACGTTACCGATCAAGCTAGGTATGAATGAAAAGCTGACGACTCAAAAAGACTTACTTGAATTGGAAATACGCACCCCTGGTGGTATGGAGAAACTGTCCAAATATATAAAGTTTGAGAATGCTGAGGTGCCGAATCAGATATCGCATGTTGATGGAGAGCGTTACGTCACCCTTTCGGCAGACATCGAAAACCGTGACCTCGGATCCATCAATCGTGACGTTCAAAAAGTGATTGATGATTATAAAGCTCCTGCAGGCTATACCGTTTCAACGGCAGGTGATCTCGAGCAGCAGCAAGAGCTGATTCAAGAGATGCTGATGATTTTGTTTATCGCGATCTTCCTCGTGTATGTTGTGATGGCGATTCAATTCAACAATCTAGTACATCCACTAGTCGTCATGTCGGTTATTCCAATGACAGTCGTTGGTGTCATTATCGGACTCTTCATCACACAGAGTGAGCTGAGTACGATGTCTGGAATGGGTGTCATCATGTTAATCGGTATTGTGTTAAATAACGCAATCTTGTTGATTGATCGTACGAAACAACTTAGGAATGAAGGGTACGATGCCGCAGGAGCGCTTGTTGAAGCTGGTAAAAATCGTATGAGACCAATTTTCATGACGACGTTAACGACCGCAGGGGCGATGATGCCATTAGCATTTGCATCTGGTGCTTCAGGGAATTACCAAGCGCCACTTGCCATTGTCGTCATCTCTGGATTGTTGTTCGCAACGATGATAACTCTTGTCCTAATCCCAGGTGTATATTTGTTATATGCAGACATCGGAAGAGGATTTAAGAAGATTTTCAGACGCAGAAAAAAAGGCGAAAAGCGCAGTAACAATTTAAAAGCAAGTTAA
- a CDS encoding DUF1287 domain-containing protein, whose amino-acid sequence MIFLVGLVGVFIFQFRDGIILDSLGFHFDNPFIETVDVPHLYSTVDRNNNGVADPVDVVKAARKEVTQRTTYESNYYAGGYPPDDEGVCTDVVWRGLFGADISLKDLMDEDIAANPELYPRVNGKPDSNIDFRRVPNQNVYFQRFAESLTTELIPGDVENLKEWQPGDIVVFLDGFHHVALISDKRARDGTPYVIHNNQPFAAEVKLSSFRTPIAGHYRWNF is encoded by the coding sequence GTGATTTTCCTTGTGGGATTAGTGGGAGTTTTCATATTCCAATTTCGAGACGGAATTATTCTTGATTCGTTAGGCTTCCATTTTGATAACCCTTTTATAGAAACAGTTGATGTTCCTCACCTATATTCGACAGTGGATCGGAACAACAACGGGGTTGCAGACCCGGTCGATGTCGTGAAAGCAGCCAGAAAAGAAGTGACTCAACGTACAACCTATGAAAGTAACTACTATGCAGGGGGTTATCCACCCGATGATGAAGGTGTTTGTACGGATGTTGTCTGGAGAGGACTGTTTGGTGCAGATATTTCATTGAAGGATTTGATGGATGAGGACATTGCAGCAAATCCTGAACTTTACCCACGAGTGAATGGCAAGCCTGATTCGAACATCGACTTCAGACGAGTACCCAATCAAAATGTGTACTTCCAGCGGTTTGCAGAGTCTTTAACGACTGAATTAATCCCTGGTGATGTAGAGAATCTCAAGGAGTGGCAGCCTGGCGATATCGTCGTGTTTCTTGACGGTTTCCATCATGTAGCACTTATCTCAGATAAACGAGCTCGGGACGGAACACCTTACGTCATTCATAACAATCAACCCTTCGCCGCCGAAGTGAAACTTTCTTCGTTCCGGACCCCGATTGCTGGGCATTATAGGTGGAATTTTTAG
- a CDS encoding lipase family alpha/beta hydrolase, giving the protein MSSLSLKKTPVVFVPGLFGSMSNTIVPGTGDWSFGLAGMVYEPFILTLETMGYRRNHNLFICFYDWSQRIEHSSSHYLLKTIAQAKEKTGSNQVNIVCHSMGGLVSRAYVQSTTYKNDVDKLVILCTPNAGSPPNYSYWTGGELPLSTSGKFNFVHFYMKMYLTYLSKRYKSNKIEVIHTHFKGLQDIMPSVDYGNYLIMNNNGDRTFVDYFGMKSQNKWLDQLNANRDIIQNRNIDVTLIAGTEEETIKYLEVVSSQSIIQWADGKVIGGAYTNIGDGDAVLDSVFLLDGDQYTVEGTHIETLYKSESILRSKLRQ; this is encoded by the coding sequence GTGAGTAGCCTATCACTCAAGAAAACTCCTGTCGTGTTTGTTCCAGGATTGTTTGGGTCGATGAGCAATACCATTGTTCCTGGTACAGGTGATTGGAGTTTCGGTTTAGCTGGAATGGTTTATGAGCCGTTCATCTTAACGCTCGAAACGATGGGGTATCGAAGGAATCACAATTTATTTATTTGCTTTTACGATTGGAGCCAACGAATTGAGCATTCTTCAAGCCATTATTTATTAAAAACGATTGCTCAAGCAAAGGAAAAAACAGGTTCAAATCAGGTGAATATCGTCTGTCACAGCATGGGTGGACTCGTTTCTCGTGCTTATGTTCAAAGCACGACGTATAAGAATGATGTAGATAAGCTAGTTATACTTTGCACGCCGAACGCAGGATCACCACCAAATTATAGCTATTGGACGGGTGGGGAACTACCACTAAGCACGTCAGGTAAGTTTAATTTTGTCCATTTCTATATGAAGATGTATCTTACCTACTTAAGTAAACGCTACAAATCGAACAAGATCGAAGTCATTCACACCCATTTTAAAGGTCTTCAAGATATTATGCCAAGCGTTGATTATGGTAACTATTTGATTATGAACAATAATGGGGATAGGACGTTTGTTGATTATTTCGGTATGAAATCACAAAACAAGTGGCTTGATCAACTAAATGCAAATCGAGACATCATCCAAAATAGGAATATTGATGTCACACTAATTGCAGGAACGGAAGAAGAGACGATCAAGTACTTAGAAGTTGTCTCGTCCCAGTCAATCATTCAATGGGCAGACGGAAAGGTGATTGGAGGAGCTTATACCAATATCGGTGATGGCGATGCGGTTCTCGATAGTGTTTTTCTGTTAGACGGAGATCAATATACGGTTGAAGGAACGCATATTGAGACGCTATATAAGAGTGAGTCGATACTCCGCAGTAAACTTCGACAATAA
- a CDS encoding ATP-binding protein — protein sequence MLAEKLLLHVLIFLAPVLVYGVLFEKSKDKQYPYIYGILHGAAACLCMVFAYFSYDLFWDFRYVPLVLASLYGGPISGAIVFVVIIITRTVLGGDALLFGYISATIAAIVPFVFSRKFMNDQPKKRVRMAIIVGAWPAIVMLGILVSYLLTAGFETSNEIWVNITLFGAIQIIGIGFAAMLNEMVIERKLMKAEIQRSEKLNTLGELAASIAHEVRNPLTVVKGFLQLMKKENKDDHTQYIPLVLSELGRAEAIINDYLNFAKPEFKKIEECQLSDIIYEVLFLMEPLALKQGVQLDIDLDTRCTIKTDRNQLKQAIVNFVKNAIEATDDGGMVSIKLTNHPQYARLSVKDTGKGMTPEQVKRIGTLFYTTKDKGTGLGTTVSLRIIESIGGRVKYESKLEVGTEVTVFLPIIEPTVELVSGN from the coding sequence ATGCTTGCCGAAAAGCTTTTGCTGCATGTTTTGATTTTTCTTGCTCCTGTTTTAGTCTATGGTGTTTTATTTGAGAAAAGTAAGGACAAGCAATATCCCTATATTTATGGCATCCTTCATGGTGCAGCTGCTTGTCTCTGCATGGTCTTTGCTTATTTTAGTTATGATTTGTTTTGGGACTTCCGTTATGTGCCGCTTGTGCTTGCAAGCCTGTATGGAGGACCGATTTCTGGTGCAATCGTTTTTGTCGTCATCATTATCACTCGAACAGTACTAGGAGGAGATGCGCTCCTATTCGGATACATAAGTGCTACGATTGCAGCAATCGTTCCTTTTGTTTTCTCAAGGAAATTCATGAACGACCAGCCAAAGAAAAGGGTACGGATGGCGATTATCGTCGGTGCCTGGCCAGCAATAGTGATGCTCGGAATTTTAGTTTCGTATTTGTTGACTGCAGGATTTGAGACTAGTAATGAAATATGGGTGAACATCACACTTTTTGGGGCAATTCAGATCATCGGCATTGGTTTTGCTGCCATGTTGAATGAGATGGTTATTGAACGAAAGCTAATGAAGGCGGAAATTCAACGATCGGAGAAGCTGAATACCCTAGGAGAATTAGCTGCGTCGATTGCCCATGAAGTTCGTAACCCACTCACTGTCGTGAAAGGATTTCTTCAACTGATGAAAAAGGAGAATAAAGATGATCATACGCAATATATTCCACTTGTGTTAAGCGAGCTTGGCCGAGCGGAAGCTATTATTAATGATTATTTGAACTTTGCAAAGCCTGAATTCAAGAAAATTGAGGAGTGCCAGTTATCTGACATCATTTATGAAGTGTTATTTCTGATGGAGCCGCTAGCTTTAAAGCAAGGGGTGCAACTAGATATCGATCTGGATACAAGATGTACGATTAAAACCGACCGAAATCAACTGAAACAAGCCATCGTAAATTTCGTGAAAAATGCGATTGAAGCGACGGATGATGGTGGTATGGTTTCGATTAAGCTGACCAACCATCCCCAATATGCACGATTGTCTGTAAAGGACACTGGAAAAGGAATGACACCTGAACAGGTCAAGCGAATTGGTACGTTGTTTTACACGACGAAGGATAAAGGAACAGGCTTAGGAACGACGGTTTCATTAAGGATTATTGAGTCGATTGGTGGGCGAGTGAAGTATGAAAGTAAGCTTGAAGTCGGAACTGAAGTGACCGTATTTTTACCTATTATAGAGCCTACTGTCGAGCTAGTATCTGGAAATTAG
- a CDS encoding Na-translocating system protein MpsC family protein produces MTLPSPNELKTKQSDISSYVGKLLRDHFGKGPGSVYVSISDPFVTIYVKGFLSATERVLYSENHEKTLKKTRDFVMDKIGDEISAYIEEVTEISIEELYYDWSLENQSGMFLGVGSLSAEDSQDTFPGKDTVHDEVILMSEQVEKRPERIRSWKINSRTLIVLREGILVEIEKQLIKDGHREILRKSKDKIEKHMLNVKNISSQIESEVEDYFIDWNFNKDQSYTVLILKPNE; encoded by the coding sequence ATGACGCTTCCGTCTCCAAATGAGTTAAAGACGAAACAATCGGATATCTCTAGTTATGTAGGTAAATTATTACGAGATCACTTTGGTAAAGGACCAGGTTCGGTTTATGTATCTATTTCCGATCCGTTTGTCACTATTTATGTGAAAGGTTTCTTATCAGCGACAGAACGTGTTCTTTATAGTGAAAATCACGAGAAAACGTTAAAGAAAACACGGGATTTCGTGATGGACAAGATTGGTGATGAAATTAGCGCCTATATTGAAGAGGTCACAGAGATAAGTATTGAAGAATTATATTATGATTGGTCATTAGAAAATCAATCTGGTATGTTCTTAGGTGTAGGATCACTTTCAGCTGAAGACTCTCAAGACACTTTTCCTGGAAAAGACACCGTCCATGATGAGGTCATCTTAATGAGTGAACAAGTTGAGAAACGACCTGAACGAATAAGATCATGGAAAATCAACTCTCGGACGTTGATTGTTTTAAGGGAAGGCATCCTTGTAGAGATCGAAAAGCAGTTGATAAAAGATGGTCACCGAGAAATACTACGTAAATCAAAGGATAAGATTGAAAAACATATGCTGAATGTCAAAAATATCTCATCTCAGATTGAATCTGAGGTTGAAGATTACTTCATAGATTGGAACTTTAATAAAGATCAAAGCTATACTGTATTAATATTAAAGCCAAACGAATAG